AAATTTttcagtgctctatgatatgtctcttcccacgtacaaggacattttaaagaaaaatactgcgtggaaaggtgtatctgagatcgcggggattttatggacccagacagaccgacatttgcattttcgccgcagataaacagccgctctggcaaacagcacgccttgtttctcattcatctttgatataaagcattttatgtactgattccatttatatttagtccaaaatgtttgtttttagtggctagaaaagagattcgctgtcaacagcaatggaatgacatccgtgaatgtcatttataaacgttactaggcaaccagtagtgggaacacccactagcgacttcaccgccagccactggcgacctgcagcgataaagtcgctggcagtgtgtacgcagcttaaacCTTTTTGCTTTATTATACTATATTGTACTATTATAGAGTATGTAATAATGGCTACTATGCTATATTGTATTGTAAAAGACCCTATCCTGATTCATTTTGATTACAGGTGGCCATCACTGACATGAATAAATTGCTGGGAAAAGAATTGAAGGTGGCACTTGATATAGAATATGGACCAAGCTGAATTTTATGCTGCCAATGTCACATCAGAGTAGAAATTttaaggtgaagtatgtaatttctgcgctactagtgtcaccaaatggaattaccaaaaaatactgttttcaaacaaccttCGACTCactctctctgattccctataAACAATAGGGAATAttaaataaaaggtgataaatgtttaaaattgtaataaacaAGTCCACTTTAACATATAGACACTGGACAGAAAGCGTGGTAGAGGAATCAGGTCGTCCGATAACATAGCCGAAATGAACAGCAGCTAGGTGTGCGGGAGATCCATTACATGAGGTAGGATGGATCTTCTGgtaaatattaacaatataaattcTGATAATCTTACAAATTgttctggagcttgacagtaacttcAAAAACCTGTTACAACACTGCTTACATGGTCACATAAGCAGCTTTCAAACTAATTTCAGaacaaaaaccctggaataaccaATTTTcgtaagtgcatgtaaacgtgatcACTGACAAGCACTATGGCCCAGACTTTTTGGGTCAATTCAGATGGTTTTACTTTTCCTAGCTGCTACTGATGGCGCTTTATGCTAGCAACTTGCAAAATACAGTTTCTAGTCCCATGGAAACATTTCTAATAAaatgtttactccactgatggttaggtttagggttggggattgggttagtctgtaataaaatatgcattcctgttgactgtattacatcattaatATCTTAAAAAGCATGGGCACTCCGACCGGTCTGCATttacgcagcaagctgcgatgcactgagTGTTTCCGACACCTTTCTATAATgcccagcattacgtttttctgCAAGTTGTGCTACAGAAGCTCTTCGCTGCCCACACGCATCAATGAGGCTTGGGCGCCCATTACCCTGTCGTTGGTTCACTGGCTGTCCTTCCTTGGACCTCTTTTGGTTGGTACTAACCACTTCTGGGAgtaccccacaagacctgccgttttggagattctctgacccagtcgtcttagccatcacaatttggcccttgtcaaagtcactcagatccttatgcttgcctatttttcctgcttccaacacattaaattcaagaactgacagtTCACTTGCTtcctaatatatcccacctcttgacaggtgccattgtaacaagataataaatgttatttacttcacctgtcagtggttttaatgttgtagctgatcagtGAATATGATGATGGGGACATGACAATGCACTGCATAGTAGGAATGAAGCTTTGTGATGAGTCTTGCATACtcatgtcattgcatttttatttaccGGGCAGATTATGTTGCCAAGGCCTTCCTTGTTCTTTTGACAGAAGAGATCAAGAATAGACAAACTCTAATGATTGACAATGATGGTGTGGCTTTCTTTTCCTTGCCTCAACATGACAGGGCATTTCAGTCTAGTAAAGTCAGCCTACTTAGCCAATCAGCTTCTATCCTGTGCCACTGCCACACCTTTCTAAAGCTACTGCACGAAAAGGTGGACTGTAATTTGTGAATAAAAGTTTCACCAGATCTTGTATGCTTTTATAAAACTTGTCAATCCTGGTTCTTAAAGGTTTATGAGAAACTGATCTGAACTTTGACATTAAATATACATGACAAATGGCAACATTGCAAAACAATATCGCAATAAAAGTACACAGTCATCAACAATTGTTTTCAGTCACTTCCACTGTCGCTGTCACCGCAGTCGTCGTCGtcgctcctcctcctcctctcctttCCCTTTTTGTTCATTTGTGTCCAAAAGACCAGCAAAGAAATTTTGTCCTGTATCAAATGCCTTATTACTTAGAGCTTTGAGGAAtccatcttttttctttctccgtCGATAATCATTCACTTTCATATCAGGAATGCTGGAGATGTCCCAGAACTTGATCAGCTGGTCATGAGCACAGCTAGCCAGAAAACGTGTGTCTCTAGAGCGGGCAATCTCCTCAATGGGCTCTCCGACGTGTTGTCCGATACTGCCAACTACACGGTTTGGTAAGATACTTATCGCCCTGCAGAATGAAGAAAACCCTTTAAAATTCATTTCTGATTtcatcttaaagctgaagtacagaggcaagaaaaagtatgtgaatcctttggaatttactgcatgtataaatttgtcttgaaatctggtttgatcttcatctaagttacaatattgaacaaatacaatctgttataacTTATACACCTACACAttttgttcatatatatattatttttaacaaatattgtTCTTTGTCATATTGACCCATTAgtcattcacagtgtaggttggaaaaattatgtgaacgACTAGGCTATTGACGTCAACAAAAGCAAATTAGAGTCAGGAAGTGGCAAGCCTGGCATCCAATTAGtcaaatgagattggaggtgtgggttagagctactttgactatttttgctattcacaagaagcatctgctgatgtggaccatgccttgcaaaaaaaaatacaaaatctcttAAAGGCCTACAATCAAGTAtgtttgctttgcataaagctagaaaagggttacaaagttataaTGAAGAGCaaagatattcatctgtccacagttagacaaactgtctataaatggagaggatttattactgtggctactctccctagaagtggccgtccagccaagatgattcaAACGGCAATccgcagaatgctcagtgaggtaaaaatTAACCCtaaagtgacagctaaagacttgaaggaatacGGTGGTAGAAGgggaagtacggtggagggagcttCATGATTTggtgctgcttcggggcctggaccgcttggcAACATCGATGGGAAAAATAATTCCCaaatttatcaagatatccttcaggataatgtcagggtgtctgtgtaccagctgaagctcagtaggagttgggtgatgcagcagaacAATGACCCTAAATGGGTAATTCTCACAAACAACTGATTTCAACAAGGCCACATAAGATTTTTAAGTTAATTATttagtttcttttcttttgtaaCATGGAGAAGTCTGAAATTATTGTAAACAGTAAAATTAAGAcagtatttttacaaaattgtggCCAAAGATCTTGCCAACATTTATTAGATGCTCATATATGCAACAAATAATTATCACTCATCTCATTACCGAAACACACCTACCAATTTCACAATTTTCAGATGAACCAAAACcgttttaaaaaaagttgtatatgtaATGACTGGTATAAGGATAAATTATCATAATTGCCATATTTCTTAATTGTTAAAATTTCTTGgctgtgtaaatatattttttatgtgtttcaGCAATGATTAAAAAGTTGCAGTAATGACAATACATTAACACTTcagtaaaattgtatttaaaaaattgaCAAGATACTTGCGTCCGCCCATAAGCAATTCAATCATTATTTACACACATTAGTGGCTGTTAATATAAATATGAGAGCATTTTGTCTCATTTTGTTCCCCCATCAGATTTACCCTGTTGAACATGTTACAGTATAATCACTTAGATTGCCTTTAAAATTGTGATACACTCAAGTCAAGGCTATTAGGACACCAGCTTTAACTGTATAAAAAAGTACTGAAGAACAACTGAAGGTACAAGCAGACTTAAATCAATGTTTAAgaacatttaattataataaaactttGTATATTTTACTAACAGTATAGAAGCTAAtgaaaagcaacattttattaaaaggtTAAAATTATAGCAAAAtcggattttaaaaaaaaaatatatagaccaCAGATTACATTTTCACAGAAACCGGTCTCTTCCACAGGGGCTAGTGATGAGTATGAGACCTCAGAATATTTTGCTAACAGTAGAGAAGCTAATGACTcagaaaaattatattcttgCATGCAATATTTAAATGGTcaataaaatggttaaaaaaaaaaaacatatgttctGACTGACAAGAGAACATTTAACTTATTTTGTAAAGTGCCAAATTCTATCAACAATTCaaagtcaacacacacacacacacacacacacacacactgcatctggaaagtattcacagggcttcactttttccacatagccttattccaaaattgattaaattcattattttcctcaaaattctagaAACAATACCACATGACGacattgtgaatgtttgtttgaaatctttgcaaattaaaaaaaaaaaaaaaaaaatcacatgtacacaagtattcacagcctttgatcaatactttgttgaaacaTTGAAAcatctttggcaccaattacagcctcaaggcTGCCCCTGCACTGTCCCTTAcagtgtctattgtcctgttcattggtagtaatttattgtactgtcccgtactttttgcacacgtttgcacgtgcctttatataggtatgttatttagcctgtatagtctcatgtggttctgggtttatcctatattgttttatgtagcaccatggtcctggcaaaggctgtgaatacttatgtaaataaaaaaaattgtattgttcTTTTTCTCAGTTTTAatagcctgttttatttattcaaacaattatggacattttgtttgtatatagatacacagaaaaaaaaaaaaaactttaacaatCTAGATCTCCATGTCCCCCAATTGTTCCTGCTCATCTCCAAATGGGATTTCCTGCATTTTCCCTAATTGCAGATTAAATTATTAGACCTATtagtattaatattgttattgttcttaaGAATATAACAGCATTGTAATAATTcatcatatttttttctgtacCATGTTATTCTTAATGTGCAATATTCCATGGCTATTTGTATCACAAAACCTTGTGtcatattatccaggcattaatccAGACATTATATAAAGGGTAGTTGGTTTCGGGAGTCTGTTTGGAATATACTTGTTCCAAAATACATGTGCAATTATAAATAGGatgtatatttatgcaacagcgtcctttactcatctcacttgcATAAAAACAGATTATATCCTCCTCAGAATCTAttaacaccatggaaagaacagaataaaacagttatgccaaattaggtaaattaatgctttaacagcattcaatATATTAATCTCTAACAGCTGAATGCATGACAAtggtatacatttttaataagttTGTAGAGCAGCAACAGCGCCACCTAGagtgaaattatttttcattttaattttttttacgcactctgtgtgcatgtgtaaatttCGTCTGAAGTTTGAGTCACAGATTTGGTGTGTACAGGCCTTTAGTGCGGGCCGCATATTGAGGACCCCTGGCacatgtgttaagagctataagagtctctttacatttattttttgacattacagaTTTTAGCCAGCAGTGGGTGgtaaaagaccatttttgtgtgtaatgtgaGCCAGGTGTGGTGAAGTGAGTCAGtgtcagtcagtgttttcattcatcagcatTATGTGATCACTCCgattactactaaagctaggaaacagctttaaactaacaacttcagcattaaggctcattgcagctgagagacacaacattgattaattacacaaactaattaaaaaagaaaattactctTGCACACTGGCTACTGCAAAATAGGGAAGATTACCCcagcttggatggctatttttccacagagGATATAGGATGCATTTggccaaaatgacattatcttcagaaagctgacaaatACACTACAggatctctgcttgggagtggcaacaggtaatatatatattttatccagtaacttgttagaaacagcccaagtgATACTAGTTAaatagtgacatttttgaattactaatgaaggcttgggcACATTTCAGTAGCTCGGCTGACACTGTGGTTTCGTGAGAATTATAGAATCATAGTTTCGTGAGAATTAcccaaacatcaaagtaaattcaATACAGatggacttaaaaaaaaaagaaaatacaccttTTGGAGTGTCAGAGTCCAGACCATAACCCAATAGAGatactgtggaatgacctcaagagagccgttcacaccagacatactAAGACTATGtctgaactgaagcagttctgtaaggaataATGGTTcagaattccttctgaatgttgtgcagatCTAATCCGCAGCAACAGGAAATACTTGGTTGAGGTTGTTGCTGCCAAAGCagaatcgaccagttattaattccaaaggttcacttactttttccacagtactgtgaatgtttaatggcatgtgttcaataaagacatgaaagattacaactgtttgtgtgttgttagcttaaggaCATtgtgtgtctatacttgtgatgaAGATGAGATTTCATTGTGTcacaaattaatgcagaaaaacaaattccaaagggttcacatactattCTTGCcaccttaatatgcagagacaactataaaccATTACTGTAAGCAAAGTATAAAAATTGTGGCTCTGTGGACCCTGTAATCAGAGGTTAACTGGTGTTTTTGAGGAGGGGGATCCTTAACTGCCTGACATTGCTCAATCAAAGACAATTGTTTATAACAATTGACTCTATTAGCaaaatacaccaatcagccataacattaaaaccacctgcctaataatgtgTAAATCACCCTCATTTCGTTGGTCGagctttgtcagttcgaaccagtcaggcaattctctgttgacccctctcatcaattgccagactgtttcaaactgacaaagtctacagaaactcagataactgctctgtacaattgtggtgagaagaataacatttcagaatgctattctgagatgcgagttggcactgttttggtgccacgagggggacctgcacaatattaggcaggtgcttttaatgttgtggctgttcgGTATATGTAGAAAAGTGATTTGGACTCACAtctcacatttttgaaaatggtaAGGGCCTAAAACCCTCCTGAACACtgaaaattttcatttaaatggCTCAGAAGTGAAACTTGAATTCTCTTTAAATGAACCGATGACTATGATAATGTTCAGTCTTTTATTATGGTCATATTTGCTATTTAGGAAAAATACCCAAAGAAAGACAATTAATAGAAACAAGGATGGTAACACTGTAACATTATAAAAGGAACAATTCATATTCTACATGTGCCTCACCTGATTACTCCATCCATAGAGGCAGCACACAGTATACTGTCTGTAATGGGGACGATACAATCCACAGATTCCGCCTGAAGTGCAAAACGATCACTGGTGGCACCAAATCCATTCCAGTTGAAAATGTATATTGTGCCCTCACTGGAACCACAGACAACTTTACGGCCTCGCTGTGTGGCAAAGAAAAAAGATTGTAAATAATCTGTTCCACAATATCTCTATTCAAGTAATCAAATTGGCCAAGAGGTGTGTCAAGACTGCTCATATTTAGTATAAAAGCACTGGGATGCTTCAATGTATCACTTCGCTTGTCATATTGTGTATGAACTATGGTTGCTACGattataacatatataaataatagttaatttcccttgatattgtaaatgtgattaatcatTTCAATTAAAAGAGTGCTGCGACATCCTGAAAACCCAAAATACTTAAGCTTTGTGTTCTAAAGCCTTTTTTATCCAGGTGAGGTTTCTTATTTTCGAGTGCCACTTTGCATTTATGCACACAACTAGCATGTCTGTGACTGGTTataatcattaaagggatagttcaccaaaaatgaaaattgtctcataacttcctcaccctcatgccatccaagataataaattctcctccccatccaatagggggtgatatgcaaaagtgagtacacccctcatatttttgtaaatatttgattataccttttcatgtgacaacactgaagaaatgacactttgctacaatgtaaagtagtgagtgtacagcttgtataactgtgtacatttgctgtccactcaaaataactcaacacacagccattaatgtctaaaccactggcaacaaaagtgagtacacccttaagtgaaaatgtccaaattgggcccaattagccattttccctccacggtgtcatgtgactcgttagtgttacaaggtctcaggtgtgaatggggagcaggtgtgttaaatttggtgtcatcgctctcacactcactcatactggtcactggaagttcaacatggcacctcatggcaaagaactctctgaggttCTGAACAAAAattattgttgctctacataaagatggcctaggctataagaagattgccaagaccctgacactgagctgcagcatggtggccaagaccatacagcggtttaacaggacaggttccactcagaacaggcctcgccatggtcaaccaaagaagttgagtgcacatgctcagcatcatatccagaggttgtctttgggaaatagacgtatgagtgctgccagcattgctgcagaggttgaaggggtgggggtcagcctgtcagtgctcagaccatacgccgcacattgcatcaaattggtctgcatggctgtcatcccagaaggaagctgcttctaaagatgatgcacaagaaagcctgcaaacagtttgctgaaataagcagactaaggacatggattactggaaccatgtcctgtggtctgatgagaccaagataaacttatttggttcagatggtgtcaagcgtgtgtggcggcaaccaggtgaggagtacaaagacaagtgtgtcttgcctacagtcaagcatggtggtgggagtgtcatggtctggggctgcatgagtgctgccggtactggggagctacagttcattgagggaaccatgaatgccaacatgtactgtgacatactgaagcagagcatgatccctcccttcggagactgggccgcagggcagtattccaccatgataacaaccccaaacacaactccaagacgaccactgccttgctaaagaagctgaggttgaaggtgatggactggccaagcatgtctccagacctaaaccctactgagcatctgtggggcatcctcaaatggaaggtggaggagcacaaggtctctaacatccaccagctcagTGATGTCGTCATGAAGGAGTGGAAggggactccagtggcaacctgtgaaactctggtgaactccatgcccaagagggttaaagcagtgctggaaaataatggtggccacacaaaatattgacactttaggcccaatttggacactttcacttagGGAAaaatgtactcacttttgttgccagcggtttagacatatatataaaatctaagacatttataaaataataataatttattataaacacCTTAAACGTGCatgtatacactcaccttcatTATGGAAACAGAGGTGAGATCTCCACTTTGGAattcagaaagaaattcaaaTCTTCGTCTCTTTATATTGAATACACCCATAGTTCCATCACCACTAAAATTAAAAACCAAAAGCAACATAAATACACctacatataaaaatattatatgtacCTGGATCAGTATTGGCTACGAAACTGATGTTTTTAGCCAGATCGGGTATTGGTCCGACGAGTCTGATCCCAATACAATATTGTGTGTGTTAGTCATGgtagttactgtcaagctccaaaaataacataaaaggaCAATAAAAGCACCATtcaagtagttcatatgacttgtgcattttttcCCCCCCAAAgtcttttaactctttccccgccagcgtttttaaaaaaaagttgccagccaccgccagggtttttgacgattttcgctaaattttaatggcccgcagaatattttcttccatgaatatatgaagatgctatatatcaaaataaagatctgggcctctgcttttaggcaaaaaaaacgattttattttatcttcatttgttctttttttattgcgacttgaacagaggtcggttttgtcaaaaaacaacatttcagacaaaaagctgataaaaaggcatgtttatgtctgatattttgagcttctcaatactccacttcttcatgtttgagacgatcgcagtctgtttctttgatcaaagagttgcgtactctttcaaaacatgcggaggggtcttcctcaccgtataacacctaaaacacggaaacccggaaaattccgtgtttggtagggaagcgttttttcataaaacacggaaaattccgtgtttggcggggaaagggttaaaggCAAACAATAGCCTTGTAAATCGCAAAAGACtgcatttaataagtaaatacagtatatagtctGCATGCGCAGCACATTTCAGTGAACCCTGTTCAGCTCTCAAAGCGGCAAACAATAtgaacatctcagatgtacatGCTCAATAGATCAGTTAGCTTATAACATGTGACCCCCAAAAAATAATTAGAGCCAAACTTAAATGTCTTAATTTTATTcctttagataacaaaatatcaaaccaagtggaatttattttaaattaagatAACAAGCAAACTTTGAGCAAAACTTAAAAACTAAAAGTTTGTTAggctttaaatgataaaaaagcaatagatcaaaatgaagacaaacacCCTTTAGACACTTGTCCATAAGCCTGTGGTTCGTTACTCGAGAACTTGAGGGCAACTGGCttaatacatccactaaaaatcacctcgAGACCAGTTGGTTAATAGTCATtccaaaaatggctcagaaaagtgaagttagcttagaaaatgtctagcatcatttgtttgcagatatcAAAGGGTttgatcttttatttttaaatgtaacagcatttgtaaatttttaagtgTCCAGAAATTTGAGGCCActgtatatttgtaaaaaaattaataataataaaagttggAGTTACACTACATCGAGTCATCCGAAACAATGTCATTACTAACCACTTTAACTGTACCTGGAAGTAAGTAATGTTCTCTTGGCCTGGTCAACAGTAATCTCACTGATATAATCCTCATGATGCTTCAGATCCATGAACGATGTTCCTTTCCTCATGTCCCAAACCTTTAACATG
The Xyrauchen texanus isolate HMW12.3.18 chromosome 34, RBS_HiC_50CHRs, whole genome shotgun sequence DNA segment above includes these coding regions:
- the wdr55 gene encoding WD repeat-containing protein 55 is translated as MATSNEHEDSPEQEEIAEEPKAPKIRETPEDIKQEAIVNTLAFHPNQDILAAGDIDGDIYLYSYSCTEGENKELWSSGHHLKSCRKVVFSSDGQKLFSVSKDKAIHIMDVEAGKLVTRIPKAHKVPINALLVVDENVFATGDDEGMLKVWDMRKGTSFMDLKHHEDYISEITVDQAKRTLLTSSGDGTMGVFNIKRRRFEFLSEFQSGDLTSVSIMKRGRKVVCGSSEGTIYIFNWNGFGATSDRFALQAESVDCIVPITDSILCAASMDGVIRAISILPNRVVGSIGQHVGEPIEEIARSRDTRFLASCAHDQLIKFWDISSIPDMKVNDYRRRKKKDGFLKALSNKAFDTGQNFFAGLLDTNEQKGKGEEEEERRRRLR